The Aeromicrobium sp. Leaf245 genome includes a region encoding these proteins:
- a CDS encoding neutral zinc metallopeptidase: MSFNEGARLDTSQVTGGRARGGAVIGGGVGGIVVLLIGLFFGVDLSSVTGGSSNPFDTSQVAAQGEESTEDFSQCRTGADANRDDTCRIIGTVNSVQDYWNDALPADVGRQYRAAQTVIYSGSTQSACGTASNQTGPFYCPSDERVYMDATFFELLSSRFGADDGALAQEYVVAHEYGHHVQHVLGLLGRAQDGSGATGGGVRVELMADCLAGVWAHHAATTEDADGNTLLKPLTQADVRSALSAAAAVGDDHIQQSSGATVNPDSWTHGSSEQRQRWFLRGYEGGTANQCDTFATDDL; the protein is encoded by the coding sequence ATGAGCTTCAACGAGGGCGCTCGCCTCGACACCAGCCAGGTCACCGGGGGCCGGGCCCGCGGCGGGGCCGTCATCGGCGGGGGTGTCGGCGGCATCGTCGTCCTGCTCATCGGTCTCTTCTTCGGCGTCGACCTGAGCAGCGTCACGGGAGGGTCGAGCAACCCGTTCGACACCAGCCAGGTCGCCGCCCAGGGCGAGGAGTCCACCGAGGACTTCAGCCAGTGCCGGACCGGCGCCGACGCCAACCGCGACGACACCTGCCGGATCATCGGCACCGTCAACAGCGTCCAGGACTACTGGAACGACGCCCTCCCCGCCGACGTCGGCCGTCAGTACCGAGCGGCGCAGACGGTCATCTACTCCGGGAGCACGCAGTCCGCGTGCGGCACCGCCTCGAACCAGACGGGGCCGTTCTACTGCCCGTCCGACGAGCGCGTCTACATGGACGCGACCTTCTTCGAGCTGCTCTCGAGCCGCTTCGGGGCCGACGACGGCGCGCTGGCGCAGGAGTACGTGGTGGCGCACGAGTACGGCCACCACGTGCAGCACGTCCTCGGCCTGCTCGGACGCGCGCAGGACGGCAGCGGAGCGACCGGTGGCGGGGTGCGGGTCGAGCTCATGGCCGACTGCCTCGCCGGGGTGTGGGCCCACCACGCCGCGACCACCGAGGACGCGGACGGCAACACCCTGCTGAAGCCACTCACGCAGGCCGACGTCCGGTCGGCGCTGTCGGCCGCTGCCGCCGTCGGTGACGACCACATCCAGCAGTCCTCGGGCGCCACGGTGAACCCCGACTCCTGGACGCACGGCTCGAGCGAGCAGCGCCAGCGCTGGTTCCTGCGGGGCTACGAGGGCGGTACCGCCAACCAGTGCGACACCTTCGCCACCGACGACCTGTGA
- a CDS encoding CPBP family intramembrane glutamic endopeptidase yields the protein MTAAHTPGRSRIRAEVWLVLGLSLGQSAVYAVLSLVAALTRGPLRDATATLNSSRSDREWLDVTYQLLGIGFALVPVALALFLLAGDGPGVLRRLGLTGSSRRRVVAEGIGLTAVIGLPGIGLYLAGRALGVTAEVLTVPENVYWWTAIVLVLAAFQNGVLEEVVMVGYLFTRLRQLGWGPWAVIWTSAVIRGSYHLYQGFGQGLGNLVMGLVFGYWYHRTRRLAPLVVAHTLLDVFAFVGVLLLGDRLGLR from the coding sequence GTGACCGCGGCGCACACCCCGGGCCGCTCGCGCATCCGGGCCGAGGTCTGGCTGGTCCTGGGGCTGTCCCTCGGACAGTCCGCGGTCTACGCGGTGCTCAGCCTGGTGGCGGCCCTGACCCGCGGGCCGCTGCGCGACGCGACCGCCACCCTCAACTCCTCACGCAGCGACCGCGAGTGGCTGGACGTGACCTACCAGCTGCTCGGGATCGGCTTCGCGCTCGTCCCCGTCGCGCTCGCCCTCTTCCTGCTCGCCGGTGACGGCCCGGGCGTGCTGCGCAGGCTGGGGCTCACCGGCAGCAGCCGACGTCGCGTGGTGGCCGAGGGCATCGGCCTGACGGCCGTCATCGGGCTCCCCGGCATCGGGCTCTACCTGGCAGGACGTGCGCTGGGCGTGACCGCCGAGGTGCTCACCGTCCCCGAGAACGTGTACTGGTGGACGGCGATCGTGCTCGTCCTGGCCGCCTTCCAGAACGGCGTGCTGGAGGAGGTCGTCATGGTCGGCTACCTCTTCACCCGGCTCCGCCAGCTCGGCTGGGGCCCCTGGGCCGTCATCTGGACGAGCGCCGTGATCCGTGGCAGCTACCACCTCTACCAGGGCTTCGGCCAGGGCCTCGGCAACCTCGTCATGGGTCTGGTGTTCGGCTACTGGTACCACCGGACCCGCCGCCTCGCGCCCCTCGTGGTCGCCCACACGCTGCTCGACGTGTTCGCCTTCGTCGGTGTCCTGCTGCTCGGCGACCGGCTGGGACTGCGGTGA
- the hrpA gene encoding ATP-dependent RNA helicase HrpA, with protein MKIEVAPGLPIADRADDIAQALRDHQVVVVAGETGSGKTTQLPKIARLLGRERIVHTQPRRIAARSVAARIAQECEVELGQEVGYAVRFDDRTSGETQIRLVTDGLLLSEIHHDRDLRRYDTVIVDEAHERSLAIDFLLGYLKQLLPRRPDLKVVVTSATIDVGRFSAMFDDAPVVEVSGRTYPVEVRYRPLTDPDDGMLDGITAAISELPREGDVLVFLSGEREIRDAAAHLEGLRWRQTEILPLYGRLAAQDQAKIFASHPGRRIVLATNVAETSLTVPGIRYVVDTGYARISRYSQRLKVQRLPIEPVSRASAAQRAGRCGRVADGICIRLYAEDDHDGRPEYTDPEILRTNLASVLLQMAALDLGDVEDFPFLDPPDRRAVGDGRALLAELGALQEGRDGRPRLSRLGRTMSRLPTDPRMARMLLAADRQGCLADVLVIVAGLSIQDPRERPAEHQARADQLHARFRSPDSDFLSWLVLWEYVRERRDELSSSAFRRLCRDELLHYLRIREWQDVHAQLRRTVRDLGMKPGKVGADPADVHRALLTGLLSHVGVRQEDSKEFLGARGARFMVFPGSALARKPPRWVVAGELVETGRLWGRTVARVEPEWVEKAAPHLVKRQYAEPHWSARRGAAMAKERVTLYGIPLVVDRLVPLGRHDPVLARELFVRHALVQGEWRTQHGFVKRNAERIEAAEAVEDRVRRRGLRVDDETLFAFYDGRVPADVVSVRHFDAWWKKTSRETPDLLDLDPDSLLADVGDLERDFPTTWTSQSAEYQVSYAFEPGSDTDGVIVDVPVDALLSVDPAEFLWNVPGHRAELVVALVRSLPKRLRRELVPVPDHAAALVEVLDPSGGPLLEQLVRGIRQRTGTLVTPDDFDLSAVPEHLVVTFRVVDDGAEIARGRDLEALRAELSDVVRRDLEQVAAAAERTGITSWDVGTIERTVPAGQVTGYPALVDAGASVTLTVLDTEAEQHVAMVRAQARLLALGTPTTTPSLGRTLDLRQKLLLASSPYRDAAAVLDDCRLAALDDLVTRHGGPVWDEAAFAALREKARSEVHDATAAVLRDVLRALEKLAQVQPQGPGEAAEDVRVQLSWLVHPGFVRELGVGQVRRLHVYLEAARRRLATPANEQLLRVQELEAEFHDRTDGLGDLRRHAADVEEVRWALEELRVSVVAQNLGTSRPVSVKRLRRMLDDLAV; from the coding sequence ATGAAGATCGAGGTCGCTCCCGGCCTGCCGATCGCGGACCGGGCCGACGACATCGCCCAGGCCCTGCGTGACCACCAGGTCGTGGTCGTCGCCGGGGAGACTGGGTCGGGCAAGACCACGCAGCTGCCGAAGATCGCGCGGCTCCTCGGCCGCGAACGCATCGTGCACACGCAGCCCCGACGGATCGCGGCCCGCTCGGTGGCGGCCCGCATCGCGCAGGAGTGCGAGGTCGAGCTGGGCCAGGAGGTGGGCTACGCCGTCCGGTTCGACGACCGCACGAGCGGCGAGACGCAGATCCGGCTGGTCACGGACGGCCTGCTGCTGAGCGAGATCCACCACGACCGTGACCTGCGCCGCTACGACACCGTCATCGTCGACGAGGCCCACGAGCGCAGCCTCGCCATCGACTTCCTGCTGGGATACCTCAAGCAGCTGCTCCCCCGTCGTCCCGACCTGAAGGTCGTGGTCACCTCGGCGACGATCGACGTCGGTCGGTTCTCGGCGATGTTCGACGACGCACCGGTCGTCGAGGTCAGTGGCCGCACGTACCCGGTGGAGGTGCGGTACCGCCCCCTCACCGATCCCGACGACGGCATGCTCGACGGGATCACCGCGGCCATCTCCGAGCTCCCCCGCGAGGGCGACGTGCTGGTCTTCCTGTCCGGGGAGCGCGAGATCCGCGACGCCGCGGCGCACCTCGAGGGTCTGCGCTGGCGCCAGACGGAGATCCTGCCGCTCTACGGGCGGCTGGCGGCCCAGGACCAGGCCAAGATCTTCGCCTCGCACCCGGGGCGTCGCATCGTGCTGGCGACGAACGTGGCGGAGACGTCGCTGACGGTGCCGGGCATCCGCTACGTGGTCGACACAGGCTACGCCCGCATCTCCCGCTACAGCCAGCGGCTGAAGGTCCAGCGGCTGCCGATCGAGCCGGTCTCGCGGGCCAGCGCGGCCCAGCGCGCCGGACGGTGCGGTCGTGTGGCGGACGGCATCTGCATCCGGCTCTACGCCGAGGACGACCACGACGGGCGGCCCGAGTACACCGACCCGGAGATCCTGCGCACCAACCTCGCATCCGTCCTGCTGCAGATGGCCGCCCTCGACCTCGGCGACGTCGAGGACTTCCCGTTCCTCGACCCGCCGGACCGCCGTGCCGTCGGGGACGGACGCGCGCTGCTGGCCGAGCTCGGCGCGCTGCAGGAGGGCCGGGACGGACGCCCGCGCCTGTCACGGCTCGGGCGGACGATGTCGCGCCTGCCGACCGACCCTCGCATGGCACGCATGCTCCTGGCCGCGGACCGCCAGGGCTGCCTGGCCGACGTGCTGGTGATCGTCGCCGGGCTGTCCATCCAGGACCCGCGCGAGCGGCCGGCCGAGCACCAGGCCCGGGCCGACCAGCTGCACGCCCGCTTCCGCAGCCCCGACTCCGACTTCCTGTCCTGGCTCGTGCTCTGGGAGTACGTGCGCGAGCGACGTGACGAGCTCAGCAGCAGCGCGTTCCGGCGCCTGTGCCGCGACGAGCTGCTGCACTACCTGCGGATCCGCGAGTGGCAGGACGTGCACGCCCAGCTGCGCCGCACCGTCCGCGACCTCGGGATGAAGCCCGGGAAGGTGGGCGCCGACCCCGCCGACGTGCACCGTGCCCTGCTCACCGGCCTGCTGTCCCACGTGGGCGTGCGCCAGGAGGACTCCAAGGAGTTCCTCGGCGCACGCGGCGCACGCTTCATGGTGTTCCCGGGCTCCGCGCTCGCGCGCAAGCCCCCGCGCTGGGTGGTGGCCGGCGAGCTGGTCGAGACCGGACGTCTGTGGGGGCGCACCGTGGCCCGCGTCGAGCCGGAGTGGGTGGAGAAGGCCGCACCGCACCTGGTCAAGCGCCAGTACGCGGAGCCGCACTGGTCGGCACGCCGCGGCGCGGCCATGGCCAAGGAGCGGGTCACGCTCTACGGGATCCCGCTCGTCGTCGATCGGCTGGTCCCGCTCGGGCGCCACGACCCGGTCCTGGCGCGCGAGCTGTTCGTCCGGCACGCGCTGGTGCAGGGCGAGTGGCGCACGCAGCACGGGTTCGTGAAGCGGAACGCCGAGCGCATCGAGGCCGCGGAGGCCGTGGAGGACCGGGTGCGTCGGCGTGGGCTGCGGGTCGACGACGAGACCCTCTTCGCGTTCTACGACGGACGGGTCCCGGCCGACGTCGTCTCCGTGCGGCACTTCGACGCGTGGTGGAAGAAGACCTCGCGCGAGACCCCGGACCTGCTCGACCTCGACCCGGACTCGCTCCTGGCCGACGTCGGCGACCTGGAACGGGACTTCCCCACCACGTGGACGTCGCAGTCGGCCGAGTACCAGGTGTCCTACGCCTTCGAGCCCGGCAGCGACACCGACGGCGTGATCGTCGACGTCCCGGTCGACGCGCTGCTGTCGGTGGACCCGGCCGAGTTCCTGTGGAACGTGCCCGGACACCGCGCCGAGCTGGTGGTCGCGCTCGTCCGCTCGCTGCCGAAGCGTCTGCGCCGCGAGCTCGTGCCGGTACCGGACCACGCCGCTGCGCTGGTCGAGGTGCTGGACCCCTCGGGTGGCCCGCTCCTCGAGCAGCTGGTGCGCGGCATCCGGCAGCGCACGGGCACCCTCGTCACCCCCGACGACTTCGACCTCTCCGCCGTCCCCGAGCACCTGGTGGTCACGTTCCGCGTGGTCGACGACGGCGCCGAGATCGCGCGGGGTCGTGACCTGGAGGCGCTGCGGGCCGAGCTGAGCGACGTCGTGCGTCGCGACCTCGAGCAGGTGGCCGCCGCGGCCGAGCGCACGGGCATCACGTCGTGGGACGTCGGCACGATCGAGCGCACCGTTCCCGCGGGCCAGGTGACTGGCTACCCCGCGCTGGTCGACGCCGGTGCCTCGGTGACGCTCACGGTGCTCGACACCGAGGCAGAGCAGCACGTGGCCATGGTGCGCGCCCAGGCACGGCTGCTGGCCCTGGGCACACCCACGACCACGCCGTCGCTCGGTCGCACCCTCGACCTTCGCCAGAAGCTGTTGCTCGCCTCCTCCCCGTACCGGGACGCCGCGGCCGTGCTCGACGACTGCCGCCTCGCGGCACTCGACGACCTGGTGACCCGGCACGGTGGCCCGGTGTGGGACGAGGCCGCGTTCGCGGCGCTGCGCGAGAAGGCCCGGTCCGAGGTGCACGACGCGACCGCCGCGGTGCTCCGCGACGTGCTGCGCGCCCTCGAGAAGCTCGCCCAGGTGCAGCCCCAGGGTCCGGGCGAGGCCGCGGAGGACGTGCGGGTGCAGCTCAGCTGGCTCGTCCACCCGGGGTTCGTCCGCGAGCTCGGGGTCGGCCAGGTGCGGCGTCTGCACGTCTACCTCGAGGCAGCACGGCGTCGGCTGGCCACTCCTGCGAACGAGCAGCTGCTGCGCGTGCAGGAGCTCGAGGCCGAGTTCCACGACCGGACCGACGGGCTCGGCGACCTGCGTCGGCACGCTGCCGACGTCGAGGAGGTGCGCTGGGCGCTCGAGGAGCTGCGCGTGAGCGTCGTGGCGCAGAACCTCGGGACGTCCCGGCCGGTCTCGGTCAAGCGGCTGCGGCGCATGCTCGACGACCTCGCCGTCTGA
- a CDS encoding FKBP-type peptidyl-prolyl cis-trans isomerase → MTSKPEVDFIEGPAPTELQIKDIVVGDGAEATPGGVVDVHYVGVEFDTGEQFDASWDRGQSARFPLTSLIGAWQQGIPGMKVGGRRQLVCPPELAYGPAGGGHRLSGKTLVFVIDLMGVG, encoded by the coding sequence ATGACCTCCAAGCCTGAAGTGGACTTCATCGAGGGCCCCGCGCCCACAGAGCTGCAGATCAAGGACATCGTCGTCGGCGACGGCGCGGAGGCGACGCCCGGCGGCGTCGTCGACGTGCACTACGTCGGCGTCGAGTTCGACACCGGTGAGCAGTTCGACGCCTCCTGGGACCGCGGCCAGTCCGCGCGCTTCCCGCTCACGAGCCTCATCGGCGCCTGGCAGCAGGGCATCCCCGGCATGAAGGTCGGCGGACGCCGCCAGCTCGTGTGCCCGCCCGAGCTCGCCTACGGTCCCGCCGGTGGCGGCCACCGCCTGTCGGGCAAGACCCTCGTGTTCGTCATCGACCTGATGGGCGTCGGCTGA
- a CDS encoding MarR family winged helix-turn-helix transcriptional regulator: MDRELPPDFDVDYQLTRLVRQVRARSLRNLASIHEELDYSTFVLLLAVVDAGTGEGEGVRASELADSLHVHKSTVSRAVRLLETMQLVDRTPHPEDGRAHVLKATPEATRRVDAYRENSHARLAAALEHWEPTELRTFAQLLGRLNDALGVED, from the coding sequence ATGGATCGGGAGCTGCCGCCGGACTTCGACGTCGACTACCAGCTGACACGGCTGGTACGGCAGGTCCGTGCGCGCTCGCTGCGCAACCTGGCCTCGATCCACGAGGAGCTCGACTACAGCACCTTCGTGCTGCTGCTCGCCGTCGTCGACGCCGGCACGGGCGAGGGCGAGGGGGTGCGAGCCTCCGAGCTCGCGGACTCGCTGCACGTGCACAAGTCGACGGTGAGCCGCGCGGTCCGACTGCTGGAGACGATGCAGCTGGTCGACCGCACGCCGCACCCCGAGGACGGGCGCGCCCACGTGCTGAAGGCGACGCCGGAGGCCACGCGCCGCGTCGACGCCTACCGCGAGAACAGCCACGCCCGCCTCGCGGCCGCTTTGGAGCACTGGGAGCCCACCGAGCTGCGCACCTTCGCACAGCTCCTGGGCCGGCTCAACGACGCCCTCGGCGTGGAGGACTGA
- a CDS encoding acyl-CoA dehydrogenase family protein — protein sequence MINLDTPKKFRGFVQQAHEVADNFLRANSRKYDLAEHSYPKELDLLASLIDGMGDSGQGQGAGAAGVRRTEDEEIKGKGKNAVKNGTNLSSVLSVIEMCWGDVGLLLSMPRQGLGNSAIASVATDEQLEKFKGTWAAMAITEPGCGSDSAAIRTTAIKDGDEYVLNGEKIYVTSGERADSVVVWATLDPKLGRAAIKSFVVPKTLPGIRVERLEHKLGIRASDTAVIVLDNCRVPAANILGNEEIDTKQGFAGAMATFDNTRPLVAGMAVGVTRAALELTRELLEDAGVVVDYDRPATSQSYAAATFLQMEADYEAALLLTLEAAWLADNRKPNSMEASMSKAKAGRVGNEITLRCVELAGTLGYGETELLEKWSRDSKILDIFEGTQQIQQLIVARRLLNLTSSQLR from the coding sequence ATGATCAATCTCGACACTCCCAAGAAGTTCCGCGGGTTCGTCCAGCAGGCCCACGAGGTCGCCGACAACTTCCTGCGCGCCAACTCCCGCAAGTACGACCTCGCCGAGCACTCCTACCCCAAGGAGCTCGACCTGCTCGCCTCGCTGATCGACGGCATGGGCGACTCCGGCCAGGGCCAGGGCGCCGGTGCGGCCGGCGTCCGCCGCACCGAGGACGAGGAGATCAAGGGCAAGGGCAAGAACGCCGTCAAGAACGGCACCAACCTCTCGTCGGTCCTCTCCGTCATCGAGATGTGCTGGGGCGACGTCGGACTCCTGCTGTCGATGCCGCGCCAGGGCCTGGGCAACTCCGCCATCGCCTCCGTCGCGACCGACGAGCAGCTCGAGAAGTTCAAGGGCACGTGGGCGGCCATGGCGATCACCGAGCCGGGCTGCGGATCGGACTCCGCGGCCATCCGCACCACGGCGATCAAGGACGGCGACGAGTACGTCCTCAACGGCGAGAAGATCTACGTGACCTCCGGCGAACGGGCCGACTCCGTGGTCGTGTGGGCCACGCTCGACCCCAAGCTCGGTCGCGCGGCGATCAAGAGCTTCGTGGTGCCGAAGACCCTGCCCGGCATCCGGGTCGAGCGTCTCGAGCACAAGCTCGGCATCCGGGCGTCCGACACGGCCGTCATCGTGCTCGACAACTGCCGTGTGCCGGCCGCGAACATCCTCGGCAACGAGGAGATCGACACCAAGCAGGGCTTCGCCGGTGCGATGGCGACCTTCGACAACACCCGGCCGCTCGTGGCCGGGATGGCCGTCGGCGTCACGCGGGCCGCCTTGGAGCTCACCCGCGAGCTCCTCGAGGATGCGGGCGTGGTCGTCGACTACGACCGTCCCGCGACGTCGCAGTCCTACGCGGCGGCGACCTTCCTGCAGATGGAGGCCGACTACGAGGCGGCGCTGCTCCTGACCCTCGAGGCGGCCTGGCTGGCGGACAACCGCAAGCCGAACTCCATGGAGGCCTCCATGTCCAAGGCCAAGGCCGGTCGGGTCGGCAACGAGATCACGCTGCGCTGCGTCGAGCTCGCCGGCACCCTGGGCTACGGCGAGACCGAGCTGCTCGAGAAGTGGTCGCGCGACTCCAAGATCCTCGACATCTTCGAGGGCACGCAGCAGATCCAGCAGCTCATCGTCGCTCGACGACTGCTGAACCTCACGTCGTCCCAGCTGCGCTGA
- a CDS encoding acyl-CoA dehydrogenase family protein: MANRPDPMGIGLAVLNRIASSPAIDKLGLRKATERAVYQGAKSGFQVAANANRTFKRVKGSGKPKRLDATSDSGLFDLTPTEDQQMMVDVIGEFASEVLRPGAEAAENADDTPKEVLDQTTEFGLTLLNVPESLGGLSEERSAVTGVLVNEALAYGDMGQAVACLAPASVATAISLWGTDEQQQTYLPAFTGDDVPAAALAIAEARTLFDPFELQTTATATDGGYRLDGIKSGVVRGTEAELFVVGAVLDGSPRLFVVESGTSGISLAADPSMGLRAAGLTRLRLDGVVVPETALLGSTDDYRECVRLSRLAWAALAVGTGRAVLDYVKEYVKTREAFGEPIAHRQAVAFMVANIAIELEGMRLVTLKAASRAEQGRDASREIALARRLASEYGMKIGTDGVQLLGGHGFVKEHPVERWYRDLRAVAVLEGAVLV; the protein is encoded by the coding sequence GTGGCGAACCGACCAGACCCCATGGGCATCGGTCTTGCGGTGCTCAACCGCATCGCGAGCTCACCGGCCATCGACAAGCTCGGCCTGCGCAAGGCCACCGAGCGCGCCGTCTACCAGGGCGCCAAGTCCGGCTTCCAGGTCGCGGCCAACGCCAACCGCACGTTCAAGCGGGTCAAGGGCTCGGGCAAGCCGAAGCGCCTCGACGCCACGAGCGACAGCGGTCTGTTCGACCTGACGCCCACCGAGGACCAGCAGATGATGGTCGACGTCATCGGCGAGTTCGCGTCCGAGGTCCTGCGCCCCGGTGCCGAGGCCGCCGAGAACGCCGACGACACCCCGAAGGAGGTGCTCGACCAGACCACCGAGTTCGGCCTCACGCTGCTGAACGTCCCCGAGTCCCTCGGCGGGCTCTCCGAGGAGCGCTCGGCCGTCACGGGCGTGCTCGTCAACGAGGCGCTCGCCTACGGCGACATGGGCCAGGCCGTCGCGTGCCTCGCGCCCGCCTCCGTCGCCACGGCCATCTCCCTGTGGGGCACGGATGAGCAGCAGCAGACGTACCTGCCGGCCTTCACCGGCGACGACGTCCCGGCGGCCGCCCTCGCGATCGCCGAGGCGCGCACGCTGTTCGACCCGTTTGAGCTGCAGACGACGGCGACCGCGACCGACGGCGGCTACCGCCTCGACGGCATCAAGTCCGGCGTGGTGCGCGGCACCGAGGCCGAGCTGTTCGTCGTGGGGGCCGTCCTCGACGGCAGTCCGCGGCTGTTCGTCGTGGAGTCCGGCACCAGCGGGATCTCGCTGGCCGCGGACCCCTCCATGGGTCTGCGTGCGGCCGGGCTCACCCGCCTGCGCCTCGACGGCGTCGTCGTCCCCGAGACGGCGCTGCTCGGCTCGACCGACGACTACCGCGAGTGCGTCCGGCTCTCCCGCCTCGCGTGGGCGGCCCTGGCCGTCGGCACCGGACGCGCGGTGCTCGACTACGTCAAGGAGTACGTGAAGACCCGCGAGGCGTTCGGCGAGCCGATCGCCCACCGTCAGGCCGTCGCCTTCATGGTGGCGAACATCGCGATCGAGCTCGAGGGCATGCGCCTCGTGACGCTGAAGGCCGCCTCGCGCGCCGAGCAGGGTCGCGACGCCTCCCGCGAGATCGCCCTCGCCCGCCGCCTGGCGAGCGAGTACGGCATGAAGATCGGCACCGACGGCGTCCAGCTGCTCGGTGGGCACGGCTTCGTCAAGGAGCACCCGGTGGAGCGGTGGTACCGCGACCTGCGGGCCGTCGCAGTCCTGGAAGGAGCAGTCCTCGTCTGA
- the def gene encoding peptide deformylase, protein MASHPSSRPLPDGGTVLPITRWGTPVMHHELKDVTEFDDALATLVRDMTATMHAANGVGLAANQVGVDLKVFVFDCPDDDDVRVTGVVVNPVLTLPATADRNLDTADEGCLSLPGAFTECSRPDVASVTGFDETGRPVEFHGTGLLARCLQHETDHLFGTVFGDRVPAKARKKLHKRHDELAEAYPDDWPVTPASIEED, encoded by the coding sequence GTGGCATCGCACCCCTCTTCCCGTCCACTTCCCGACGGCGGCACCGTCCTGCCGATCACCCGGTGGGGCACGCCGGTCATGCACCACGAGCTGAAGGACGTCACCGAGTTCGACGACGCCCTCGCCACGCTCGTGCGCGACATGACCGCGACCATGCACGCCGCGAACGGCGTCGGTCTCGCCGCCAACCAGGTGGGCGTCGACCTCAAGGTGTTCGTCTTCGACTGTCCGGACGACGACGACGTGCGCGTCACGGGCGTCGTGGTGAACCCGGTGCTCACGCTGCCCGCCACGGCGGACCGCAACCTCGACACCGCGGACGAGGGGTGTCTCTCGCTCCCGGGAGCCTTCACGGAGTGCTCGCGTCCCGACGTCGCGAGCGTGACCGGGTTCGACGAGACCGGCCGGCCGGTGGAGTTCCACGGCACCGGGCTGCTCGCCCGCTGCCTGCAGCACGAGACCGACCACCTGTTCGGCACGGTCTTCGGCGACCGTGTGCCGGCCAAGGCGCGCAAGAAGCTCCACAAGCGGCACGACGAGCTCGCCGAGGCCTACCCCGACGACTGGCCGGTCACCCCGGCGTCGATCGAGGAGGACTGA
- a CDS encoding RNA methyltransferase, with product MARIEHVEDLDDPRLGDYLDLRDVQMRLAHESEHGIYLAEGEKVVRRAHEAGHEAASFLMAPRWLDGLADVLDASDAPCFVMDEKRIEQVTGFHVHRGALAAIRRPAPLSPEVVLAAAHRVVVLEDLVDHTNVGAVFRVAAALGFDAVLLSPRCADPFYRRAVKVAMGAVFSVPHARADDWYATPALLAEHGFTTYAMTLADDAVSLEDVHEVPERLALVVGSEGPGLTAHWQRSSDVRVTIPMAAGIDSLNVATSVAVACWHLRGR from the coding sequence GTGGCCAGGATCGAGCACGTCGAGGACCTCGACGACCCCCGTCTCGGCGACTACCTGGACCTGCGGGACGTGCAGATGCGGCTGGCGCACGAGAGCGAGCACGGCATCTACCTCGCGGAGGGGGAGAAGGTCGTGCGCCGAGCCCACGAGGCCGGGCACGAGGCCGCGTCGTTCCTCATGGCACCACGCTGGCTCGACGGTCTCGCCGACGTGCTCGACGCGAGCGACGCGCCGTGCTTCGTCATGGACGAGAAGCGGATCGAGCAGGTCACGGGATTCCACGTGCACCGCGGGGCCCTGGCCGCGATCCGTCGACCCGCACCCCTCTCGCCCGAGGTCGTGCTGGCCGCCGCCCACCGCGTCGTGGTGCTGGAGGACCTCGTCGACCACACCAACGTCGGAGCGGTCTTCCGGGTCGCGGCCGCTCTCGGCTTCGACGCCGTGCTGCTCTCGCCGCGGTGCGCGGACCCGTTCTACCGACGCGCCGTGAAGGTGGCCATGGGTGCGGTGTTCTCGGTGCCCCACGCCCGTGCGGACGACTGGTACGCCACGCCGGCCCTGCTCGCCGAGCACGGCTTCACGACCTACGCCATGACGCTCGCCGACGACGCGGTCTCGCTCGAGGACGTGCACGAGGTGCCCGAACGGCTCGCGCTCGTCGTGGGCTCCGAGGGCCCGGGGCTGACGGCGCACTGGCAGCGCAGCAGCGACGTGCGCGTGACGATCCCGATGGCGGCCGGCATCGACAGCCTGAACGTGGCGACGTCCGTGGCCGTGGCGTGCTGGCACCTGCGCGGTCGGTGA
- a CDS encoding YbhB/YbcL family Raf kinase inhibitor-like protein, translated as MSLERPVTPDPYPLLPAAAPFTVTSDDVTDGAPLKDDQVNAHGDTSPQLSWSGAPEGTQSFVVTCFDPDAPIVSGFWHWTVVDVPADVTSLPAGAGADDASLPEGAFHVRNDGGTKAFMGAAPPEGDQPHRYYFVVHAVGEPTLGVDGDASPAVVGFNLAFKTLGRAILHGTYQH; from the coding sequence ATGAGCCTCGAACGCCCCGTCACCCCCGACCCCTACCCGCTGCTCCCGGCCGCCGCGCCCTTCACCGTCACCAGCGACGACGTGACCGACGGCGCCCCGCTGAAGGACGACCAGGTCAACGCGCACGGCGACACCTCGCCCCAGCTCTCGTGGAGCGGTGCGCCCGAGGGCACGCAGTCCTTCGTCGTCACGTGCTTCGACCCCGACGCGCCGATCGTCTCGGGCTTCTGGCACTGGACGGTCGTCGACGTCCCCGCCGACGTCACGTCGCTGCCTGCCGGCGCCGGCGCCGACGACGCCTCGCTCCCGGAGGGCGCCTTCCACGTGCGCAACGACGGCGGGACCAAGGCCTTCATGGGTGCGGCCCCGCCCGAGGGTGACCAGCCGCACCGCTACTACTTCGTGGTGCACGCGGTGGGTGAGCCGACTCTGGGCGTCGACGGCGACGCCTCCCCCGCCGTCGTCGGCTTCAACCTGGCCTTCAAGACGCTTGGTCGCGCCATCCTGCACGGCACGTACCAGCACTGA